The nucleotide window ACTAGCACCACTTGGAACTCTTAAATTATCTTCTAAAATAACCCAATCATCTGTTACTGTATCTTTTACTAAATCTATACCATTTATATGTGTTCTGATTTTTTTATTTGGAGAGAAACCTTCAAGCTCTTTTAAATAACCTTTTGCCTGAAAAATAAATTCTTCTGGAATAATTCCATCTTTTACTATTTTTTTATCTGTATATAAATCTTCTAAAAAAAGATTTAAAGCCTTTATTCGTTGAGATAAACCTTTATCCATTTTATCAAACTCTTTTGAATCTATTATTCTTGGAATAACATCAAAAGGAAGTGATCTTTCAATAAAATTTCCATCTTTATAAAGATTGAAATTAACTGCAAATTTATCCATATACTTTTGGAATTCATCAATTTTTAATCTATCTTGTTTTGAAAATATTTCCCAAAATAGTTCATTCGTCTCATTTTTTATATCTAGCAATTTACACCTCCTAAACTAATAAATTCTAGTCTTTATTATCTGAAAAATTACTAAATAATTACTTTCTTTCTATTTTTCTCTGTTTATTAAATATACATTTTAGTATGAATAGTTTATAAACTATAAAAAAAGGGGAAGATTATACATCTTCCCCTTTTTGATTAGATTTTTATAATTCTATTAAAAATTATGCAAATTTTTCTTTTTTCGCACTTCTTTTTCTTACAGTTGGATCTAATTCTCTTTTTCTTACTCTTACAGATAAAGGTGTTACTTCAACTAATTCATCATCTTCAATCCACTCTAAAGCATTTTCTAAAGACATTGTTCTTGGTGGAACTAATTTAATAGCTTCATCAGCACCAGAAGATCTAACGTTTGATTGTGCTTTTCCTTTAATTGGATTAACATCTAAATCGTTATCTTTTGCATGTTGACCAATTACCATACCAACATATACTTTATCTTGAGGTTTAATAAACATTACTCCTCTATCTTGTAAGTTGAAAATTGAATAACCTAAAGCTTCTCCATTTTCCATAGATACTAATGCTCCATATTTTCTAGATTCAACTGTTCCAGAATATGGTCTAAACTCTAAGAATGAGTGATTCATAACACCCTCACCTTTTGTTTCAGTTAAGAACTCTGTTCTAATACCAATTAATCCTCTTGCTGGAATTTCAAATTCAAGTCTTGTGTAACCTTCACCCATTGGTACCATGTTTGTCATAGTAGCTTTTCTTTTTCCAAGTTTTTCAATAATTGCACCTGAAAATTCATCTGGAGTATCAATTACTAAGTGCTCAAATGGCTCCATTTTTACACCATTTTCTTCTCTAATAATAACTTCAGGTCTTCCAATACAGAACTCAAAACCTTCTCTTCTCATATTTTCAGCTAAAATAGTAATTTGAAGCTCACCTCTTCCGTTAACTTTAAATTTACCTTCACCAATTTGCTCATATCCCATAGCAATGTTAGTGTTCATTTCAGCTTTTAATCTCTCATCAATTTTATTTGAAGTAACAAATTTACCTTCAGTTCCTGCTAATGGAGAATCATTAACTGCAAATGTAACAGAAAGTGTTGGTTCTTCAATATGCATTGGGTCTAATGGCATTGGATTAACTGGATCACATAATGAATCACCTACATCAATAGTTTCAAATCCAGCAACCGCACAAATATCACCTGCACCAGCAGTTTTAATATCAATTCTTTCTAAACCTTTAAATCCAATAAGTTTAGAAACTCTTCCTTTTACTTTTTCTCCATCTGCTTTACAAAGCATAACTGTTTCACCTTGAGAAATTGTTCCATTAAAAATTCTAGCGATTCCAATTTTTCCAATGAAGTTATCATAATCTAGTGTAAATACTTGAAGTTGTAATCCATTTTCATCAGCACCTTGAGGTTTTGGAACTTCTTTTAAAATAGTTTCAAATAATGGTTTTAAATCCATATTTCCATCATTTGCATCATATCTTGCATAACCATCTCTAGCAGCTGCATAAATAACTGGGAATTCTAATTGGTCTTCATTTGCATCCATTTGAGCAAATAAGTCAAATACCTCATCAACAACTCTTTCAGGTTCTGCTGCTGGTTTATCAATTTTATTTACAACAACGATTGGTCTATGTCCTAAAGATAATGCTTTTTTAACAACGAATTTTGTTTGAGGCATAACTCCTTCTTGGGCATCAACAAGTAATAAAACAGAATCAACCATTTTTAAAACCCTCTCAACTTCTCCACCAAAATCGGCGTGTCCTGGAGTGTCAATGATGTTAATTCTTACACCTTCATAATCAATTGCTGTGTTTTTAGAAAGGATTGTAATCCCTCTTTCTTTTTCGATAGCATTGCTATCCATTACTCTTTCATCTACATTTTGATGTGAAGAAAAAGTTCCTGATTGTTTTAATAACTCATCTACAAGTGTTGTTTTACCGTGGTCAACGTGCGCTATTACTGCGATATTTCTAATGTCTCTCATTGATTCTCTTTATATAAATTTTCGCGATTATACTAAATTTTTACTTATATTCCTATATTCATTACAAAAAGAAAACATTTTTTATAATATAAAAGATGAATAGAATATGAATAAAAATTCATATTCTATTCATCTATTATTAATTTTTAAAGTATAAACTACCGTTAAATTTAATCATCTAAAAGGAATTTCTTGAAAATATCTTCACAATATAAATTAATCATATTTAGTTCAATATTTTTTACATTATTTTATAATTACTCATTTTTTACAAATGTAATAAAAACTTATAGTTTCAGTGGATTAAATAGTATTTATATTTTATCTACAGCTCTTTTATTAGTTAGTTTTTTAACACTGTTTTTTACAATATTTAGTTCAAAATATACTACTAAACCCTTATTATTAATTACAATTATTATTTCTGCATTTGCAGCTTATTTTATGGATACATATCATGTGATTATTGATGATGAAATGATTAGAAATAGTTTACAAACTAATTTAAGTGAATCATCAGATTTATTTAGTTTAAAACTTGTTTTATATGTAGTTTTTCTTGCTATTTTTCCAAGTTATTTTATCTATAAACTTAAAATTGAATACAAACCTTTTAGACAAGAATTATTTGCAAAATTAAAAACTATTATTTTATCTATCTCTATTATTCTAATTATTTTATTTAGTTTTAGTAAATTTTATACATCTTTTTTTAGAGAACATAAACCTCTAAGATATCATGTAAACCCAATATACTGGATTTATAGTATTGGAAACTATGTAAATAAATCAGTAAATAGTGGCCCAATTGTTGTAAAAGAAATAGGTAAAGATGCAAAAATTATCCAAGAATATACAGATAAAGAGAAAAAAGAGTTAATTATTATGGTTGTAGGAGAAGCAGCTCGTGCAGATAGATTCTCTTTAAATGGTTATAAAAAAGAGACTAATCCATTATTAAAACAAGAAGATGTAATAAATTTTTCTAATATGTACTCTTGTGGAACTTCAACTGCTCAATCTGTTCCTTGTATGTTCTCTATATTTGATAAAGCTGATTATGATTATAAAAAAGGAATTTCAACACAAAATGCACTAGATGTTTTAAAACATACAAATGATATAGACATTTTATGGAGAGATAATAACTCTGATTCAAAAGGTGTTGCTTTAAGAGTTGATTTTGAAGATTATAGGACAGCACAAACAAATACTATTTGTGATGATGAGTGTAGAGATGAAGGAATGCTTGTAGGGCTTGATGAATATATCAAAAATCATAAAGATAAAGATATATTAATTGTTCTTCATCAAATGGGAAATCACGGACCTGCTTATTATAAAAGATACCCAAAAGAGTTTGAAAAATTCACTCCTGTTTGTAAAACAAATCAACTTGAAGAGTGTACACAAGAAGAAGTAAGTAATGCTTATGATAATGCGATTTTATATACTGATTATTTCTTATCAAAAGTAATTAATTTCTTAAAACCTTACTCAAATGATTATGAAACTGCAATGCTTTATATGAGTGACCATGGAGAAAGTTTAGGAGAAAATGGTTTTTATCTACATGGAATGCCATATATGCTAGCACCTGATGAACAAAAACATATTGCTTCTGTTTTAT belongs to Arcobacter defluvii and includes:
- the typA gene encoding translational GTPase TypA; protein product: MRDIRNIAVIAHVDHGKTTLVDELLKQSGTFSSHQNVDERVMDSNAIEKERGITILSKNTAIDYEGVRINIIDTPGHADFGGEVERVLKMVDSVLLLVDAQEGVMPQTKFVVKKALSLGHRPIVVVNKIDKPAAEPERVVDEVFDLFAQMDANEDQLEFPVIYAAARDGYARYDANDGNMDLKPLFETILKEVPKPQGADENGLQLQVFTLDYDNFIGKIGIARIFNGTISQGETVMLCKADGEKVKGRVSKLIGFKGLERIDIKTAGAGDICAVAGFETIDVGDSLCDPVNPMPLDPMHIEEPTLSVTFAVNDSPLAGTEGKFVTSNKIDERLKAEMNTNIAMGYEQIGEGKFKVNGRGELQITILAENMRREGFEFCIGRPEVIIREENGVKMEPFEHLVIDTPDEFSGAIIEKLGKRKATMTNMVPMGEGYTRLEFEIPARGLIGIRTEFLTETKGEGVMNHSFLEFRPYSGTVESRKYGALVSMENGEALGYSIFNLQDRGVMFIKPQDKVYVGMVIGQHAKDNDLDVNPIKGKAQSNVRSSGADEAIKLVPPRTMSLENALEWIEDDELVEVTPLSVRVRKRELDPTVRKRSAKKEKFA
- a CDS encoding phosphoethanolamine transferase, which gives rise to MKISSQYKLIIFSSIFFTLFYNYSFFTNVIKTYSFSGLNSIYILSTALLLVSFLTLFFTIFSSKYTTKPLLLITIIISAFAAYFMDTYHVIIDDEMIRNSLQTNLSESSDLFSLKLVLYVVFLAIFPSYFIYKLKIEYKPFRQELFAKLKTIILSISIILIILFSFSKFYTSFFREHKPLRYHVNPIYWIYSIGNYVNKSVNSGPIVVKEIGKDAKIIQEYTDKEKKELIIMVVGEAARADRFSLNGYKKETNPLLKQEDVINFSNMYSCGTSTAQSVPCMFSIFDKADYDYKKGISTQNALDVLKHTNDIDILWRDNNSDSKGVALRVDFEDYRTAQTNTICDDECRDEGMLVGLDEYIKNHKDKDILIVLHQMGNHGPAYYKRYPKEFEKFTPVCKTNQLEECTQEEVSNAYDNAILYTDYFLSKVINFLKPYSNDYETAMLYMSDHGESLGENGFYLHGMPYMLAPDEQKHIASVLWLGGEMREDYDIEKLNSYKNKSFSQDNLFHTLLGLFEVGTEVYKKDMDILNDSRKPE